From a single Kitasatospora sp. NBC_00458 genomic region:
- a CDS encoding S41 family peptidase, whose translation MTPTGYLRYPHLRGDLLAFTAEDDVWLAPLAGDGAATGRAWRVTCDRTRVSHPRLSPDGTTLAWTGWHSPAPEIWTAPADGGEARRLSHWGSQDTRLRGWLPDGELLAVTSYHEPFGHYTWAHALPADGGPGRRMPWGPVGDAQVGPARTVLLTGAAPHEPAAWKRYRGGATGRLWVDGERILEDHPGHLASPMPVTSADGDRIAFLSDHEGIGNLYSCRPDGTDLRRHTDHASYYAREAATDGTRIVYQHAGDLWLLDNLDAPAPRRLRVPLGGARAGRRPYQVTAASHVKDLACDQTGRAGVITVRGSQYWLTHRDGPARALADTPGVRTRLPVVLGHTGEAAWITDALGEDAVEVMPLPGHEQAPGQRGHRVLATGLLGRVLELTASPDGARLAAVASDGRLLLLTTADGTVRELAASDHGPVAGARFSPDSHWIAWSQPAAGRSLRRIRLTRTDAPAPVTDVTDGRFEDEQPVFTRDGRYLAFLSWRGFDPVHDVHTGDLSFPLGCRPYLVPLAADTPSPFAAPAEDGAPRGDGGGDGTVHVDPGGIGERLLPFPVLASKYSATDSVRGGLLWLRWPISGTLGQTFTNPDDTSGRPSLEYFDLTRGTRSTLADKLDGYAVSGDGGSVAVYSAGTLRILPVTAPSAATSVDLRRITHTVRPPAEWRQSYAEAARIVRDQFWDAGMSGLDWPALVAQYEPLLDRIAGPDDFADLLRELLGELGTSHAYVTPSRRGEGPALAQQPLGLLGANAHRSPDGRWLLDRILPGESSDPRARAPLAAQGVHDGDELLAVAGRPVDPVRGPLPLLAGTGGTIVELTVRGGGGREGAAGGAGAAGGAGGTGRTVRRITVTPLTDERPVRYQDWVAKRRALVREFSDSRCGYLHIPDLGGSGWAQFNRDLRRELDKPAVVLDVRGNAGGNVSELVLEKLTRRVLAWDFSRGREPVRWPRDAPRGPVVALADEATSSDGDVIIAAIRLLGLGPVVGNRTWGGVVGMTGRHTLGDGTQISVPKNASWFTGGLGWSVENHGVEPDVHVLRAPRDWASGRHPELVTAVRLALELLDDAPAAVPPPADTPRPDLRRPPLPPRDR comes from the coding sequence GTGACGCCGACCGGTTACCTCCGCTACCCCCACCTGCGCGGGGACCTGCTGGCGTTCACCGCCGAGGACGACGTCTGGCTCGCGCCCCTGGCCGGCGACGGCGCCGCCACCGGCCGGGCCTGGCGGGTCACCTGCGACCGCACCCGGGTCAGCCACCCCCGCCTCTCCCCCGACGGCACCACCCTCGCCTGGACCGGCTGGCACAGCCCGGCCCCCGAGATCTGGACCGCCCCCGCCGACGGCGGCGAGGCCCGCCGGCTCAGCCACTGGGGCAGCCAGGACACCCGGCTGCGCGGCTGGCTGCCGGACGGCGAACTGCTCGCCGTCACCTCGTACCACGAACCCTTCGGCCACTACACCTGGGCGCACGCCCTGCCCGCCGACGGCGGCCCCGGCCGCCGGATGCCCTGGGGACCGGTCGGCGACGCCCAGGTCGGCCCCGCCCGCACCGTGCTGCTCACCGGCGCCGCCCCGCACGAACCCGCCGCCTGGAAGCGCTACCGCGGCGGCGCCACCGGGCGGCTCTGGGTCGACGGCGAGCGCATCCTGGAGGACCACCCCGGCCACCTCGCCTCACCGATGCCCGTCACCTCCGCCGACGGCGACCGGATCGCCTTCCTCTCCGACCACGAGGGCATCGGCAACCTCTACTCCTGCCGCCCCGACGGCACCGACCTTCGCCGGCACACCGACCACGCCTCCTACTACGCCCGCGAGGCCGCCACCGACGGCACCCGGATCGTCTACCAGCACGCCGGCGACCTCTGGCTGCTGGACAACCTGGACGCCCCCGCCCCGCGCCGGCTGCGCGTCCCGCTCGGCGGCGCCCGGGCCGGCCGGCGCCCCTACCAGGTCACCGCCGCCTCGCACGTCAAGGACCTCGCCTGCGACCAGACCGGCCGGGCCGGGGTGATCACCGTCCGCGGCAGCCAGTACTGGCTCACCCACCGCGACGGCCCGGCCCGGGCGCTCGCCGACACCCCCGGCGTACGCACCCGGCTGCCGGTCGTCCTCGGGCACACCGGCGAGGCCGCCTGGATCACCGACGCCCTCGGCGAGGACGCGGTCGAGGTCATGCCGCTGCCCGGCCACGAACAGGCCCCCGGACAGCGCGGCCACCGGGTCCTCGCCACCGGCCTGCTCGGCCGCGTCCTGGAGCTCACCGCCTCCCCCGACGGCGCCCGCCTGGCCGCCGTCGCCTCCGACGGGCGGCTGCTGCTGCTCACCACCGCCGACGGCACCGTCCGCGAACTCGCCGCCTCCGACCACGGCCCGGTCGCCGGCGCCCGGTTCTCCCCCGACTCGCACTGGATCGCCTGGTCCCAGCCGGCCGCCGGCCGCTCGCTGCGCCGCATCCGGCTCACCCGCACCGACGCGCCCGCACCCGTCACCGACGTCACCGACGGCCGCTTCGAGGACGAGCAGCCGGTCTTCACCCGGGACGGCCGCTACCTGGCCTTCCTCTCCTGGCGCGGCTTCGACCCGGTGCACGACGTGCACACCGGCGACCTCTCCTTCCCGCTCGGCTGCCGCCCCTACCTCGTCCCGCTCGCCGCCGACACGCCCTCCCCGTTCGCCGCCCCCGCCGAGGACGGCGCCCCGCGCGGCGACGGCGGCGGCGACGGCACCGTGCACGTCGACCCCGGGGGCATCGGCGAGCGGCTGCTCCCCTTCCCCGTGCTCGCCTCCAAGTACTCGGCCACCGACAGCGTCAGGGGCGGGCTGCTCTGGCTGCGCTGGCCGATCTCCGGCACCCTCGGGCAGACCTTCACCAACCCCGACGACACCTCCGGCCGCCCCTCCCTGGAGTACTTCGACCTGACCCGCGGCACCCGCAGCACCCTCGCCGACAAGCTCGACGGCTACGCGGTCTCCGGGGACGGCGGTTCCGTCGCCGTCTACTCGGCCGGCACCCTGCGGATCCTCCCGGTCACCGCCCCCAGCGCCGCCACCAGCGTCGACCTGCGCCGGATCACCCACACCGTGCGGCCGCCCGCCGAGTGGCGGCAGTCCTACGCGGAGGCCGCCCGGATCGTCCGCGACCAGTTCTGGGACGCCGGCATGTCCGGGCTGGACTGGCCCGCCCTGGTCGCCCAGTACGAGCCGCTGCTGGACCGGATCGCCGGCCCCGACGACTTCGCCGACCTGCTGCGCGAACTCCTCGGCGAACTCGGCACCTCGCACGCCTACGTCACCCCCTCCCGGCGCGGCGAGGGCCCCGCCCTCGCCCAGCAGCCGCTCGGCCTGCTCGGCGCCAACGCCCACCGCTCCCCCGACGGGCGGTGGCTGCTCGACCGCATCCTCCCCGGCGAGTCCTCCGACCCGCGCGCCCGCGCCCCGCTCGCCGCCCAGGGCGTCCACGACGGCGACGAGCTGCTCGCCGTCGCCGGGCGCCCCGTCGACCCGGTGCGCGGGCCGCTCCCGCTGCTCGCCGGCACCGGCGGGACGATCGTGGAGCTGACGGTGCGCGGCGGGGGCGGTCGGGAGGGCGCGGCTGGCGGCGCGGGCGCGGCCGGCGGCGCGGGCGGGACGGGCCGGACGGTACGGCGGATCACCGTCACCCCGCTCACCGACGAGCGACCCGTCCGCTACCAGGACTGGGTGGCCAAACGGCGCGCCCTGGTCCGCGAGTTCAGCGACAGCCGGTGCGGCTACCTGCACATCCCCGACCTCGGCGGCTCCGGCTGGGCCCAGTTCAACCGCGACCTGCGGCGGGAACTCGACAAGCCCGCGGTCGTCCTCGACGTCCGCGGGAACGCCGGCGGCAACGTCTCGGAACTCGTCCTGGAGAAACTCACCCGCCGGGTGCTGGCCTGGGACTTCAGCCGGGGCCGGGAACCCGTCCGGTGGCCGCGCGACGCTCCGCGCGGCCCCGTGGTGGCACTCGCCGACGAGGCCACCAGCTCGGACGGCGACGTCATCATCGCGGCGATCAGGCTGCTCGGGCTCGGCCCCGTGGTCGGCAACCGGACCTGGGGCGGCGTGGTCGGCATGACCGGACGGCACACGCTCGGCGACGGGACGCAGATCTCGGTGCCGAAGAACGCCTCCTGGTTCACCGGCGGGCTCGGCTGGTCGGTGGAGAACCACGGCGTCGAACCGGACGTGCACGT